The Mycolicibacterium brumae DNA window CCAGCGCGCCGACAACGCGCTGACCGGCTCCGACGAGGCCGCCATCCGCGGCCTGCTCGACGAGTACGGACGCAACGATTCGCTGGGCTACTTCGCCACCCGGCGGGACAAGTCGGTGATCTTCGCGCCGAACGGCCGCGCCGCCATCACCTACCGGGTCGAGGTCGGCGTCTGCCTGGCCAGCGGGGATCCGATCGGCGACCCGCGGGCGTGGCCGGCCGCGGTCGGCGCGTGGACGCAACTGTGCGAGACCTACGGCTGGGCGCCCGGGGTGATGGGCGCCAGCGCCGCCGGCGCCCGGGCCTACGCCGGGGGCGGGCTCAACGCGATGGTGCTGGGCGACGAGGCGGTCATCCATCCGGATCGGTTCGGACTGTCCGGACCGGACATGAAACCGGTGCGCCAGGCCGTCACGCGGGCCCGCCGCGCCGGGCTGAGCGTGCGGATCCGTCGGCACCGGGACCTGAGTTCGGCCGAGATGGCCGCGGTCATCGCGCACGCGGACGCCTGGCGGGACACCGAAACCGAGCGCGGTTTCTCGATGGCGTTGGGCCGGCTCGGCGACCCGGGAGACGGGGACTGCCTGCTGGTGGAGGCGGTCCGCGCCGACGCGGAGGTGGTGGCGATGCTGTCGCTGGTGCCGTGGGGCCCCAACGGGGTGTCGCTGGACCTGATGCGCCGCTCCCGGCAATCCCCCAACGGCACCATCGAGCTGATGGTCAGCGAACTGGCGCTGCGCGGCGGGGAACTCGGGATCGCCCGGATCTCACTGAACTTCGCGATGTTCCGGTCGGCGTTCGAGCAGGGCGCCCAGTTCGGCGCCGGTCCGGTCGCGCGGCTGTGGCGCAAACTGCTGGTGTTCTTCTCCCGCTGGTGGCAGCTGGAGACGCTGTACCGATCCAATATGAAGTACCTCCCGGAATGGGTGCCGCGCTATGCCTGCTACGCCGACGCCCGGCTGATCCCGCGGGTCGGGGTGGCCTCGGTGATCGCCGAGGGGTTCCTGGTGTTGCCGCTGAGCCGCCGCGGTCAGCCGCACACCGGCCAGCATCCGTCGGCCCCGGACGAGCCGCGGGAACTCGCGTCGGCGCCGGCGGACGCGGAGCCCACCCCCGAACGGCTGCCCGAACAGGTCCGGGTCCGGATGGCGAAGCTGACGGCGCTACAGAACGCCGGGGTGGACGCCTACCCGGTCGGGCGGGCGCCCACCCACACCGTCGCCGACGCCGCGGCGGCCGACGAGGGCGCCGTGGTGCGGGTGGCCGGGCGGATCCTGCGGGTCCGCGACTACGGCGGGGTGCTGTTCGCCGACCTGCGGGACTGGTCCGGTGAGGTTCAGCTGCTCCTGGAAGAACCCGCCGGCGCCGAGGCGTTCACCGCGGCCATCGACCTCGGCGACCTGGTCGAAGTCACCGGAACCGTCGGCCGCAGCCGGACCGGCACCCGGTCGGTGCTGGTCACCCAGTGGCGGTTGATCGGCAAATGCCTGCGCCCGCTGCCCGACAAGTGGAAGGGCCTGGCCGATCCGGAGGCCCGGGTGCGGGCCCGCTACCTGGACCTGGCGGTCAATCCGGAGGCCCGCGATCTGGTGCGGGCCCGCAGCCAGATCCTGCACGCGATCCGCTCCACCCTGGTCGGGCACGGGTTCCTCGAGGTGGAGACGCCGATCCTGCAGCAGATCCACGGCGGCGCCAATGCTCGGCCGTTCCGCACCCACATCAACGCCTACGACCTCGATCTCTACCTGCGCATCGCCCCGGAGCTGTACCTGAAGCGGCTGTGCGTGGGCGGGGTGGAGCGGGTCTTCGAACTGGGCCGGGCGTTCCGCAACGAGGGCGTCGATTTCAGCCACAACCCGGAGTTCACCCTGTTGGAGGCCTATCAGGCGCACGCGGACTACCTGAGTTGGATCGACGGGGCGCGGGAGCTGATTCAGAACGCGGCGATCGCCGCCAACGGCAGCGCGACGGTGTGGCGTACCGGCCCCGACGGGACTTTGGCAGCCGTCGACATCTCCGGGCAGTGGCCGGTCATCACCGTGCACGACGCGGTTTCGGCGGCACTCGGCGAGCAGATCGACGCGGACACGCCGCTGGCGACGCTGCGCAAACTCAGCGACACCGCCGGCATCGGCTACCGGCCCGGCTGGGACGCCGGGGCGGTGGTGCTGGAACTCTACGAGCACCTGGTGGAGGACCGCACCGAGGAGCCGACCTTCTACATCGACTTCCCGGCGTCGGTGTCGCCGTTGACCCGGCCTCATCGCAGCCGGCCCGGGCTGGCCGAACGCTGGGACCTGGTGGCGTGGGGCGTCGAGCTGGGCACCGCCTACAGCGAGCTGACCGATCCGGTGCTGCAACGACGACGGCTGCGCGCCCAATCGCTACTCGCCGCCGGCGGCGACCCGGAGGCGATGGAACTCGACGAGGACTTCCTGACGGCGCTGGAGTACGCGATGCCGCCGACCGGCGGGCTGGGGATGGGCGTGGACCGGGTGGTGATGCTGATCACCGGGCGCAGCATCCGGGAGACGCTGCCGTTCCCGCTGGCCAAGCCGCACTGACCGGGGGCTCCGGTGAGGCACAGCGGCCTCGCAGTGAGCGCCAAGCTTGGCCGGTCACCATTGCGTCGTGACCTCCGCATCGGGCGTGACGCTGCTCGGCGCGCCGCAAATCTTCGGGCAGCACCTGTCGCTGATGCACGGCTGGCTGCCGCTGACCGTCCAGATCCTGACCGCCGCGGTGCTGCTGTTGGCCCTCGGGCCACGAGCACGCAGCCGGCGCTGGTGGCTGCTGGCCACGCCGGTGGCGGTGCTGGTCGGATCCGGCGCGGCCCTGCTGGCGCATTCCTACATCACCTGTGGCGGGTACGCCGGGGAGCCGGCCCCGAAGGGTCTGTGGATCTGGATCGCGCTGACCGGGCTGGCGGCCGTCGTCCTGGTGCTGGGCTGGCCGGGGGCGCGGTGGTGGCGCCGGACGGCCGCGGTGGCCGCGCTCCCGCTGTGCGTGTTGAGCGCCGCCCTGGCGCTGAACCTGTGGGTCGGGTACTTCCCCACCGTGCAGATCGCCTGGAATCAGCTGACCGCCGGTCCGCTGCCAGATGAGACCGACGCGGGCGCGGTCACGGCGCTGGCGCACACCGTCGCGCAGACCAAGACGCTGCCGGCGAAGGGCAGCGTGCTGAAGGTCGACACCGGTTCCTCGGCATCGGGTTTCGCCCATCGCGACGAGTTGGTGTACCTGCCACCGGCGTGGTTCGCCACGGTGCCGCCACCGACATTGCCGACGGTGATGATGATCGGCGGCGAGTTCAACACCCCGGGTGACTGGCTGCGGGCCGGATCGGCGATCGAAACGGCCGACGCGTTCGCCACGGCGCACCACGGCAACGCCCCGGTGCTGGTGTTCGTCGACTCCGGCGGTCAGTTCAACAATGACACCGAGTGCGTCAACGGTCCCCGCGGCCGGGTCGCCGACCACCTGGTCAACGATGTGCGCCCGTACCTGATCTCGCAGTTCCACGTCAGCCCGGCGGCGGCGAACTGGGGGGTGGCGGGCTGGTCGATGGGCGGCACCTGCGCCGTCGACCTGGTCAGCATGCATCCCGACAAGTTCAGCGCGTTCGAGGACATCGCCGGCGACCTCGCGCCCAGCGCGGGCAACCCGGAGCAGACGCTGCGCCGGCTGTACGACGGGGACAAGGCGTTGCAGGCGTCCTTCGACCCGTCGACGGTGATCACCACCCACGGCCGGTACCAGAACGTGGCGGGCCGTTTCGACGTCAACGGCACGCTTCGCACCGCGCACGGGCCGGCGGTGATCGAGGAGGCGGCGCACACCCTGCCGGACGCCTCGGATCAGATGCTCGCCGCGCAGACGCTCTGCGGGCTGGGCCGGTCGGCGGGCATGGACTGCGCGGTCATCGAGCAGCCCGGCGGGCATAACTGGCCGTTCGCGGCGCAGGCGTTCCGGTTGGCGCTGCCGTGGCTGGCCGGCGCGGTCGGAACCCCGGGCGTCGACCGGATCCCGGTGAGCCACACCGACATTGCGCCCGCGGCGCCGTCCGGTCAGCCTCTGCAGGCCAAGGGCCCCTAGGTCCGTGCGGCGCTGGTGGGTGTCGGCGGGGCGTGGTGCTGATGGGCGTGGTTCTGGTGGCGGTGTGGCCGGTGGGCGTGACCCTGGTGGGCGTGTGGCTGGCGAGACCGGTGTGGCTGGCGAGGCCCTGCCACCTGTGCGGCCCGCTCCGTGCGGATCGCTAGGGCGAAATATCGCCGAATTTTCGCCCAGGTGGTCCACATGGATCACCTGGGCGATCCGGGAGCGGTGCGCTGCCGGCGAGCGTGCGCGCAGGTCACATTCTGCTGGCGAGCGTGCGCGTGGGGTCGCACCGTCCTGCGAGTTCGCAGACGTCGACGCACGCTCGCGGTCGAAACCTGATCTCCGCGCACCCTCAGCGCCAAACCTGATCTCCGTCCACTTTCGACCGAGAACTACACCGAGGGGTGGTGCGAGCGGCTAGCTCCTGGCGGCCTTCGCCGGAGCCTTGCGGGCGGGTTTCTTGGCAGCGACGGCCCTCTTGGCGGGTGCTTTCGCCGCGGGAGCCTTCGCCGCGGTGCGCGTAACCCGCTTGGGGGCGATGGCCGCGGCGCCCCGGCCGGCCAGCATCTCGGTGAGGAACTTGCCGGTGTAGCTCTCCGGGACCGCGGCGACGTCTTCGGGAGTGCCCTGCGCGACGACAGTGCCGCCGCCGGAGCCGCCCTCCGGGCCCATGTCGATGATCCAGTCGGCGGTCTTGATGACGTCGAGGTTGTGCTCGATCACGATGACCGAGTTGCCCTTGTCCACCAGCCCGTTGATCACCTGGAGCAGCTTGCGGATGTCCTCGAAGTGCAGGCCGGTGGTCGGCTCGTCGAGGATGTACACCGTCCGCCCGGTGGAGCGTTTCTGCAGTTCGGCGGCCAGCTTCACCCGCTGGGCCTCGCCACCGGACAGCGTCGGCGCCGGCTGGCCCAGCCGGACATACCCCAGACCCACGTCGACCAGGGTCTTCAGGTACCGGTGGATGGAGCTGATCGGCTCGAAGAAATCGGTGGCCTCCTCGATGGACATGTCCAGCACCTCGGAGATGGTCTTGCCCTTGTAGTGCACCTCCAGGGTCTCCCGGTTGTAGCGGGCGCCGTGGCACACCTCGCACGGCACGTACACATCCGGCAGGAAGTTCATCTCGATCTTCAGGGTGCCGTCGCCTGAGCAGGCCTCGCAGCGGCCGCCCTTGACGTTGAAGGAGAACCGTCCCGGCTGGTAGCCGCGGACCTTGGCCTCGGTGGTGGCCGCGAACAGGGTGCGGATCTTGTCGAACACCCCGGTGTAGGTGGCCGGGTTGGACCGCGGGGTCCGCCCGATCGGCGACTGGTCCACCCGGACCAGCTTGTCCACCTGATCGAGCCCGTTGATCCGGGTGTGTCGGCCCGGCACCAGCCGCGCGCCGTTGAGCTTGTTGGCCAGCACGGTCGCCAGAATGTCGTTGACCAGAGTGGATTTACCGGAGCCGGACACCCCGGTGACCGCGGTCAACACCCCCAGCGGGAACGCCACGTCGATGTCGCGCAGGTTGTGCTCGCGCGCCCCGACCACGGTCAACGCGCGGGAGCGGTCCACCGGCCGGCGGATCGCCGGGGTCTCGATGGCCTCCCGCCCGGCGAGGTAGGCGCCGGTGATGGACTTCGGATTCGTCAGCAGTTCGGCGTACGGGCCGCTGTGCACGACGGTCCCGCCGTGCTCGCCGGCGGCCGGCCCGATGTCGACCACCCAGTCCGAGGAGGCGATGGTGTCCTCGTCGTGCTCGACGACGATCAGCGTGTTGCCGAGGTCGCGCAGCCGGGTCAGCGTCTCGATCAGCCGGCGGTTGTCCCGCTGGTGCAGCCCGATCGACGGCTCGTCGAGCACGTAGAGCACCCCGACCAGCCCGGAGCCGATCTGGGTGGCCAGCCGGATGCGTTGTGCCTCGCCGCCGGACAGGGTGCCCGCGGCACGTTCCAGCGACAGGTATTCCAGGCCGACGTCGAGCAGGAAACCGAGCCGGGACTGCACCTCCTTGAGCACCTGGCCGGCGATGGCCTGCTCACGAGAGCCCAGGGTCAGCGCGTTCAGGAAATCGGAGCAGTCCGCGATGGACAGCGCGCAGACGTCAGCGATCGACTTGGCGCCGAGGTCCCCGGCGGCCAGCGTGACCGCCAGAATCTCCGGCTTGAGCCGGGTGCCGTCGCACTCCGGGCACGGCACGTCGCGCATGAAGCCTTCGAGGCGTTCCTTCATCTGCTCGGACTCGGTCTGGTCCATCCGGCGCTGCAGGTAGGCCAGCACGCCCTCGAAGTCGGCATAGTAGGACCGGGTGCGGCCGTATCGGTTCTTGTAGCGGACGTGCACCTGCTCGTCGCAGCCGTCCAGGATGGCCTTGCGGGCCTTGGCGGGCAGTTTGCGCCACGGGGTGTTGACGTCGAAGCCCATCGACTCGCCCAAGCCGGCCATCATCCGGGTGAAGTACTCGGCGGTGTGCCCCATCGACCACGGCGCCACCGCGCCTTCGGCCAGGGTCAGGTCCGGGTCCGGCACCACCAGGTCGATGTCGACCTCCTTGCGGATGCCCAAACCCGTGCACTCCGGGCAGGCGCCGTAGGGCGAGTTGAAGGAGAACGACCGGGGTTCCAGGTCGTCGACCGCCAGCGGGTGCCCGTTCGGGCAGGCCAGCTTCTCGGAGAAGCGCTGCTCGCGGTGTGGATCGTCGTCGTCGCGGTCGACGAACTCCAGCACCACGATGCCGTCGGCCAGGCCCAGCGCGGTCTCCACCGAATCGGTGAGCCGCTGCTTGGAGCCGGCTTTGACGGTGAGGCGGTCCACCACGACCTCGATGTCGTGCTTCTCCTGCTTCTTCAGCTTCGGCGGGTCGGTGAGCGGATACACGGTGCCGTCCACCCGGACCCGGCTGTAGCCCTGGGTGTTGAGCTTGTCGAACAGGTCGACGAACTCCCCCTTGCGGGTGCGCACCACCGGCGCGAGGACCTGGAACCGCAGCCCCTCGTCCATGGCGAGGACCTGGTCGACGATCTGTTGCGGGGTCTGCCGGGCGATCTTCTCCCCGCACACCGGGCAGTGCGGCGAACCGGCCCGGGCGTAGAGCAGGCGCAGGTAGTCGTACACCTCGGTGATGGTGCCGACGGTGGAGCGCGGGTTGCGGTTGGTGGACTTCTGATCGATCGACACCGCCGGGGACAGGCCCTCGATGAAGTCGACGTCGGGCTTGTCCATCTGCCCGAGGAACTGCCGGGCGTAGGCCGACAGCGACTCCACGTAGCGGCGCTGCCCCTCGGCGAAGATGGTGTCGAACGCAAGCGAGGACTTGCCCGATCCGGACAGGCCGGTGAACACGATCAGGGCGTCGCGGGGCAGGTCAAGGTCGATGCCGCGCAGATTGTGCTCACGCGCACCCTTGACGATCAGGCGGTCTGCCACCGGTCACACTCCA harbors:
- the lysX gene encoding bifunctional lysylphosphatidylglycerol synthetase/lysine--tRNA ligase LysX; amino-acid sequence: MKSTSPPLPAVRTGGRFTWVPTAVGTFIGVIATLSLIASVSPTFRSLIHTPREFVNDYLFNFPDTSFAWAFVLALLAAALGARKRIAWWIAMLYLAASIALNIAGLRDPRVTAAGEVGELIGLVTHIVALVLVGLSYRQFWARVRRGALFKAAATLGAGMLVGIGVGWALVELFPGSLAPSDRLPYVVNRVVAFAGFGAETFTGHTHVWVNALLGLFGALALMAAAIVLFQSQRADNALTGSDEAAIRGLLDEYGRNDSLGYFATRRDKSVIFAPNGRAAITYRVEVGVCLASGDPIGDPRAWPAAVGAWTQLCETYGWAPGVMGASAAGARAYAGGGLNAMVLGDEAVIHPDRFGLSGPDMKPVRQAVTRARRAGLSVRIRRHRDLSSAEMAAVIAHADAWRDTETERGFSMALGRLGDPGDGDCLLVEAVRADAEVVAMLSLVPWGPNGVSLDLMRRSRQSPNGTIELMVSELALRGGELGIARISLNFAMFRSAFEQGAQFGAGPVARLWRKLLVFFSRWWQLETLYRSNMKYLPEWVPRYACYADARLIPRVGVASVIAEGFLVLPLSRRGQPHTGQHPSAPDEPRELASAPADAEPTPERLPEQVRVRMAKLTALQNAGVDAYPVGRAPTHTVADAAAADEGAVVRVAGRILRVRDYGGVLFADLRDWSGEVQLLLEEPAGAEAFTAAIDLGDLVEVTGTVGRSRTGTRSVLVTQWRLIGKCLRPLPDKWKGLADPEARVRARYLDLAVNPEARDLVRARSQILHAIRSTLVGHGFLEVETPILQQIHGGANARPFRTHINAYDLDLYLRIAPELYLKRLCVGGVERVFELGRAFRNEGVDFSHNPEFTLLEAYQAHADYLSWIDGARELIQNAAIAANGSATVWRTGPDGTLAAVDISGQWPVITVHDAVSAALGEQIDADTPLATLRKLSDTAGIGYRPGWDAGAVVLELYEHLVEDRTEEPTFYIDFPASVSPLTRPHRSRPGLAERWDLVAWGVELGTAYSELTDPVLQRRRLRAQSLLAAGGDPEAMELDEDFLTALEYAMPPTGGLGMGVDRVVMLITGRSIRETLPFPLAKPH
- a CDS encoding alpha/beta hydrolase — translated: MHGWLPLTVQILTAAVLLLALGPRARSRRWWLLATPVAVLVGSGAALLAHSYITCGGYAGEPAPKGLWIWIALTGLAAVVLVLGWPGARWWRRTAAVAALPLCVLSAALALNLWVGYFPTVQIAWNQLTAGPLPDETDAGAVTALAHTVAQTKTLPAKGSVLKVDTGSSASGFAHRDELVYLPPAWFATVPPPTLPTVMMIGGEFNTPGDWLRAGSAIETADAFATAHHGNAPVLVFVDSGGQFNNDTECVNGPRGRVADHLVNDVRPYLISQFHVSPAAANWGVAGWSMGGTCAVDLVSMHPDKFSAFEDIAGDLAPSAGNPEQTLRRLYDGDKALQASFDPSTVITTHGRYQNVAGRFDVNGTLRTAHGPAVIEEAAHTLPDASDQMLAAQTLCGLGRSAGMDCAVIEQPGGHNWPFAAQAFRLALPWLAGAVGTPGVDRIPVSHTDIAPAAPSGQPLQAKGP
- the uvrA gene encoding excinuclease ABC subunit UvrA; translated protein: MADRLIVKGAREHNLRGIDLDLPRDALIVFTGLSGSGKSSLAFDTIFAEGQRRYVESLSAYARQFLGQMDKPDVDFIEGLSPAVSIDQKSTNRNPRSTVGTITEVYDYLRLLYARAGSPHCPVCGEKIARQTPQQIVDQVLAMDEGLRFQVLAPVVRTRKGEFVDLFDKLNTQGYSRVRVDGTVYPLTDPPKLKKQEKHDIEVVVDRLTVKAGSKQRLTDSVETALGLADGIVVLEFVDRDDDDPHREQRFSEKLACPNGHPLAVDDLEPRSFSFNSPYGACPECTGLGIRKEVDIDLVVPDPDLTLAEGAVAPWSMGHTAEYFTRMMAGLGESMGFDVNTPWRKLPAKARKAILDGCDEQVHVRYKNRYGRTRSYYADFEGVLAYLQRRMDQTESEQMKERLEGFMRDVPCPECDGTRLKPEILAVTLAAGDLGAKSIADVCALSIADCSDFLNALTLGSREQAIAGQVLKEVQSRLGFLLDVGLEYLSLERAAGTLSGGEAQRIRLATQIGSGLVGVLYVLDEPSIGLHQRDNRRLIETLTRLRDLGNTLIVVEHDEDTIASSDWVVDIGPAAGEHGGTVVHSGPYAELLTNPKSITGAYLAGREAIETPAIRRPVDRSRALTVVGAREHNLRDIDVAFPLGVLTAVTGVSGSGKSTLVNDILATVLANKLNGARLVPGRHTRINGLDQVDKLVRVDQSPIGRTPRSNPATYTGVFDKIRTLFAATTEAKVRGYQPGRFSFNVKGGRCEACSGDGTLKIEMNFLPDVYVPCEVCHGARYNRETLEVHYKGKTISEVLDMSIEEATDFFEPISSIHRYLKTLVDVGLGYVRLGQPAPTLSGGEAQRVKLAAELQKRSTGRTVYILDEPTTGLHFEDIRKLLQVINGLVDKGNSVIVIEHNLDVIKTADWIIDMGPEGGSGGGTVVAQGTPEDVAAVPESYTGKFLTEMLAGRGAAAIAPKRVTRTAAKAPAAKAPAKRAVAAKKPARKAPAKAARS